In Coregonus clupeaformis isolate EN_2021a chromosome 15, ASM2061545v1, whole genome shotgun sequence, one genomic interval encodes:
- the LOC121583511 gene encoding alpha-2B adrenergic receptor-like codes for MAAAPKVTCLSGPEVNVVTNLNLSVSSGPAPYNQTALRTPPYSPEATALFAMAITLMMILTIVGNILVIIAVLTSRSLHGPQNLFLVSLAAADILVATLIIPFSLANELQGYWAFRSLWCEIYLALDVFFCTSSIAHLCAISLDRYLSISQPVSYGIQRTPARIKAAIVVVWLLSAVISFPPLLSLDKSKGGVEVCELNNERWYILYSTIGSFFAPCLIMIGVYIRIYQIAKQHTRCPLGEKPNHNKTPGNTSSNPTTHAPGPVIIPQPKHLSQPQNRRGEGGKADGQSTDAVPLKSLPVSSPLSPPPQSETQVKSHPQPQTSLPTPVPTSPQPTSPTVALSLTLLPPDSQHEETHKQDDRQEEKHRDTTNDDSFSFEAETRGRGKGGRSGGNGTVKNNGGSKSGGAPLSSLTSHELKKTVATPTGTVLASDRPVKPQATPMSRRKAMVNREKRFTFVLAVVIGVFVICWFPFFFSYSLKAIFPETCLVPAPLFTFFFWIGYCNSCLNPVIYTIFNQDFRKAFKKILCKDIKWTFF; via the coding sequence ATGGCTGCGGCCCCGAAAGTTACATGCCTGTCAGGGCCAGAGGTAAATGTGGTTACCAACCTGAACCTCAGTGTCTCCTCCGGACCCGCCCCCTACAACCAGACAGCACTGCGAACCCCACCGTATTCCCCAGAGGCCACTGCGTTGTTCGCAATGGCGATCACCCTCATGATGATCCTCACCATTGTCGGCAACATCCTGGTCATCATCGCAGTGCTGACCTCACGCTCGCTCCATGGCCCGCAGAACCTTTTCCTGGTCTCCCTGGCCGCAGCCGACATCTTAGTGGCTACCCTCATCATCCCCTTCTCATTGGCCAATGAGCTTCAGGGATACTGGGCGTTCCGCTCACTGTGGTGTGAGATCTACCTGGCGTTGGACGTCTTCTTCTGCACATCCTCCATTGCCCACCTGTGTGCCATCTCATTGGACCGCTACCTGTCCATCTCCCAGCCCGTGTCCTATGGCATCCAACGGACGCCGGCACGCATCAAGGCAGCCATCGTGGTCGTCTGGCTTCTCTCGGCCGtcatctccttccctcctctcctctccctggatAAGAGCAAGGGAGGGGTGGAGGTGTGTGAGCTGAACAACGAGCGTTGGTATATTCTCTACTCCACCATTGGATCGTTCTTCGCCCCGTGTCTCATCATGATAGGGGTCTACATCAGGATCTACCAGATTGCCAAGCAACACACAAGATGTCCACTAGGGGAGAAACCCAACCATAACAAAACTCCTGGAAACACATCTAGCAACCCCACAACCCACGCACCTGGACCTGTCATCATCCCCCAACCCAAGCATCTCAGCCAACCACAGAACcgcagaggggagggggggaaagCAGATGGACAATCTACAGACGCCGTACCTCTGAagagtctccctgtctcctcccccttgTCACCTCCTCCCCAGAGTGAGACCCAGGTCAAGAGTCATCCCCAACCCCAGACCTCTTTACCAACCCCTGTCCCCACCTCACCCCAGCCTACCTCACCCACTGTagctctctccctcacactcctCCCCCCAGATAGCCAACATGAGGAGACCCACAAACAGGAtgacagacaggaggagaaacaTAGAGACACCACCAATGATGACAGCTTCAGCTTCGAGGCAGAGACGAGGGGAAGAGGAAAGGGAGGGCGATCGGGAGGGAACGGGACAGTTAAGAATAATGGAGGATCAAAGTCTGGAGGagcacctctctcttctctgacCTCTCACGAGTTAAAAAAGACTGTAGCCACACCCACCGGTACAGTGCTGGCCTCTGATAGGCCGGTTAAGCCACAGGCCACACCCATGTCTCGGCGCAAGGCCATGGTGAACCGAGAGAAGCGCTTCACGTTTGTCCTGGCCGTGGTGATTGGAGTGTTTGTCATCTGTTGGTTCCCTTTCTTTTTCTCCTACTCGCTGAAGGCCATCTTTCCTGAGACTTGCTTGGTCCCTGCTCCCCTCTTCACGTTCTTCTTCTGGATTGGCTACTGCAACTCCTGTCTGAATCCCGTCATATACACCATCTTCAACCAGGACTTCAGGAAGGCCTTCAAGAAAATCCTCTGTAAGGACATCAAGTGGACATTCTTCTAG